The DNA window GAGTGACGCCCTCAAGTCACTGGCCGCCGACCCAAAACGGTTAGGCGTCAAGACGCTGGGCTTCTTCGGAGCGTTGCACACCTGGGGCCGCGACTTGAACTATCATCCGCACCTGCATTACGTCGTCCCCGGCGGAGGGCTGGACGCGGAAGGCCAATGGCGGCAGACGCCGACCAGCTTCTTTCTGCCGTGTCAACCTCTGTCACTCCTGTACCGCGGGAAGCTGCGTGCGGCGCTTGCCGCAGAGGGCTTGCTGGACGAGGTCGACGACTCGGTCTGGAGCGAGTCCTGGGTGGTCGATTGCCAGGCGGTCGGCGACGGCGCGGCGGCGGTCAAGTATCTGGCGCCGTACGTGTTTCGCGTCGCCCTGTCCGACAAGCGGATCGTGGCCTGCGACGAACAATCGGTGACGTTCCGCTATCGCCGCAGCGGTTCGCAGCGATGGCGCACGATGCGGCTGGACGCAGACGAGTTCGTGCGGCGATTTCTGCAGCACGTCCTGCCGCGAGGGCTGCAAAAGGTTCGTCATTATGGGTTCCTCAGTCCTCGCGCGGGGCAATCGATCGAGTCGCTGAAGTGGCTGGTCGCGGCCGCCTTGGGCTTGCTGTTCTGGCTGGCCTGGACGGAAACCGTCATCGCGCCGC is part of the Lignipirellula cremea genome and encodes:
- a CDS encoding IS91 family transposase, whose product is MLTVADVLRRHGPAYLERHATTMPVEQKRVLRCIMACRTGELGTVHYACRQCGQAHVMGRSCGNRHCPSCQSEKGGVWCERQLARLLPCHYFLLTFTVPQAFREFARRHPREAYAAMFRASSDALKSLAADPKRLGVKTLGFFGALHTWGRDLNYHPHLHYVVPGGGLDAEGQWRQTPTSFFLPCQPLSLLYRGKLRAALAAEGLLDEVDDSVWSESWVVDCQAVGDGAAAVKYLAPYVFRVALSDKRIVACDEQSVTFRYRRSGSQRWRTMRLDADEFVRRFLQHVLPRGLQKVRHYGFLSPRAGQSIESLKWLVAAALGLLFWLAWTETVIAPPTPDFACSECGGPLMRIRFEPPPPPRPIPTSQPP